One part of the Lycium ferocissimum isolate CSIRO_LF1 chromosome 8, AGI_CSIRO_Lferr_CH_V1, whole genome shotgun sequence genome encodes these proteins:
- the LOC132067812 gene encoding uncharacterized protein LOC132067812 produces the protein MSGVFLGESHRRPRTGTKTLRRCNDGGRSDHVVLIDVETETFSNVIFIDVPESTPKKVRGKTAAKKDKKRSPLRNIIFIDDDESNENEYPEFGVEDDRHFFHDPSPSMRPCSTSRSAKEPLDEIGDDCQFVGENIPPVKLSKCKRTYSGKAPVQNRYGLTSDTESSSSDDDDFMEDCSGKLREQWQKASLKRKNDNIGQSGVRDTNDASSVGIQPKPAEREEHPACSEKEVLSPKPTHESRCTSGTADVHDDGDPQTENFEEGYPSRPCEYQQNPFIKKHSEQGKEGSIPAAGPRLENPVSCRVAEEEPRLSKHQRDVETENGRSQHISADNGKKCQETAKSYNFRFFKASRHGTSNFKGKEDLFSEGFPWWTTRPRSSVEHYPYPVSPRESSICRRASSGSRISSKKCVDQENGKWIPDRTSEVSAKHNETQPRNRGSLVEEDLSESVSMSQHKDERHDDVNGQDGENVKDHVENCITTERERMKETSEYKKALEEELASRQRTLAIQAEEAKKMKQLLKRKKAENMRLLEMEKRQKQRVEEMRETQKKDVENMNLKERIRAEVRKELSKLEMTCLDMASVLRGLGINVGDGTNHEVRVAYKKALLTFHPDRASRSDIRHQVEAEEKFKLISRMKDKYLPTV, from the exons ATGAGTGGGGTGTTTCTAGGTGAGTCTCATCGCAGGCCCCGTACTGGGACAAAGACGTTGAGGAGGTGCAATGATGGTGGAAGAAGTGATCATGTTGTTCTGATTGATGTTGAGACTGAAACTTTTAgtaatgttatttttattgatgTGCCTGAATCGACACCCAAGAAGGTTCGAGGTAAGACAGCTGCAAAGAAAGACAAAAAACGGTCTCCTTTGAGGAACATAATCTTCATCGATGATGACGAAAGCAATGAGAATGAATATCCTGAATTTGGCGTAGAAGATGACCGCCACTTCTTTCATGACCCATCCCCTAGCATGAGACCATGCTCAACCTCGAGAAGTGCTAAAGAACCTTTAGATGAAATTGGTGATGATTGTCAGTTTGTTGGAGAAAATATTCCTCCAGTGAAGTTATCAAAATGCAAAAGAACTTACTCTGGGAAAGCTCCTGTCCAAAATCGCTATGGTTTGACGTCTGATACTGAGAGTAGTTCATCTGATGATGATGACTTCATGGAAGATTGTTCTGGAAAGCTTCGAGAGCAGTGGCAGAAAGCTTCGTTAAAGAGGAAAAATGATAACATTGGTCAATCTGGTGTTAGAGATACCAATGATGCATCCAGTGTTGGAATTCAACCTAAGCCTGCTGAGAGGGAAGAGCATCCAGCTTGTTCTGAAAAGGAAGTTCTATCTCCTAAACCAACACACGAATCACGTTGTACTTCTGGTACGGCTGATGTCCATGACGATGGAGATCCACAAACAGAGAACTTTGAAGAGGGTTATCCCAGTAGACCCTGTGAATATCAACAGAATccttttataaaaaaacattCAGAACAAGGCAAAGAAGGGAGTATTCCAGCTGCAGGACCTCGTTTAGAAAATCCTGTTTCGTGTAGGGTAGCAGAGGAGGAACCTCGTCTTAGCAAGCACCAGCGTGATGTTGAAACTGAAAATGGTAGGAGTCAGCATATTTCTGCTGATAATGGTAAGAAGTGTCAGGAGACGGCTAAGAGTTATAATTTTCGTTTCTTCAAAGCATCAAGACATGGTACTAGTAATTTCAAAGGGAAGGAGGATTTATTTTCTGAAGGATTTCCATGGTGGACTACCCGTCCCCGATCATCCGTTGAACACTATCCATACCCCGTTAGTCCTAGAGAGTCTTCTATTTGCAGGAGAGCTTCATCAGGCTCACGAATCAGCAGCAAAAAATGTGTCGATCAGGAAAATGGGAAATGGATTCCTGATAGGACATCAGAAGTAAGTGCAAAACATAATGAAACTCAACCTAGAAACAGAGGTTCCTTGGTGGAGGAGGATCTTTCGGAATCTGTATCTATGAGCCAACACAAGGATGAAAGGCATGATGATGTGAATGGCCAAGATGGTGAGAATGTGAAGGATCATGTTGAGAACTGTATTACGACCGAAAGAGAAAGGATGAAGGAGACTTCCGAATACAAAAAGGCACTAGAGGAAGAATTGGCTTCTAGGCAAAGAACGTTAGCAATTCAG GCAGAAGAAGCCAAGAAAATGAAGCAGTTgctgaaaagaaagaaggctgAAAATATGCGTCTATTAGAAATGGAGAAGAGACAAAAGCAGCGTGTGGAGGAAATGAGAGAGACTCAAAAGAAG GACGTAGAGAATATGAACTTGAAGGAGCGGATACGAGCCGAAGTTCGGAAGGAACTCAGTAAGCTTGAAATGACATGCCTTGATATGGCTTCGGTGTTGCGCGGATTGGGGATCAATGTTGGTGATGGCACTAATCATGAG GTGCGCGTTGCTTACAAGAAAGCCTTGCTGACATTTCACCCGGATAGAGCTTCACGATCTGATATACGACATCAAGTTGAAGCTGAGGAGAAATTTAAGCTTATTTCTCGAATGAAGGACAAATACTTACCAACTGTATGA